GATATTCTCATAAAAGCCGGATTGTTTGACGAAGACTTCAGGCATCTCTGCTGGGAGGATGTGGAGTTCGGCTTTAGGCTGCGAAAGATGAAAGTTAAACAGGTCAACAACAAAAACGCCTTTGGATATCACTTTAAGCACGAGTTCTTTGTCAGGGACATTGGAAAGGTAAAAGAAAAATCGCTCAACATGGGCGGCAACGCTATGATCTATTACAGAAAGCACCCCTGTCTTGAGGTAAAGATCTCAACGGAGTCCTTCTGGCTCCCTATGGCCATTCACGGGATTCTCTCCTTTTTTGTCAGAGCGGCAGGCAGCAAAAGGCTTTACGGTCTAATGAAGGGACTGGAGGATAATAAGAACTACAGGCTGCTTGCTTTTGTTGTGGGTTTGTCCGGCAAATACTGGTACTGGAGCGGAGTAAAAAAGGCGCTTGCTTTAAAAAGAACCCCTGAAGCATGAAATTATCTATCTGCATAGTAAGCTGGAATGTTGCCGAATTGCTCGAAAAATGCCTTGTATCCATAAAAAAACATCCTCCTAAATGCGCTTTTGAGATCATTGTAGTGGACAACGCCTCTAAAGATATGTCACCCGATGTCGTCGGCCTGTTCCCTGAGGCAAAACTGATACAAAACACAAAGAACCTCGGGTTTTCTGCAGCCAACAATCAGGCAATAAAAGAAAGCTGCGGAGAATATGTTCTTTTTCTTAATCCGGACACAGAGGCAGCACCCGGAGCGCTGGACGAACTGGTCTCGTTCCTGGACGGCCAAAGCAAAGCTGCGGCCGTAGCCCCAAAGCTCCTTAACCCGGACAAAAGCCTGCAGCGGTCCTGCATGGGGTTCCCCACCCTGGGGGCTATGGCAATGAGACAGCTGTTCATCGAACAGCTCTGGAGAGGCAACCCTTACACAAAAAAATATCTGATGACAGACCTGGATTATGACAGGTCCTCGGAAGTGGACCAGCCCATGGGCGCCTGTCTTATGGTCAGAAAGAATGTCCTTGAGCAGGTAGGCACCTTTGACGAGCGCAGCTTCATGTTCTTTGACGAAGTCGATCTCTGTTACAGGATAAAAAAGGCGGGACTAAAAATATTCTTTACCCCGGAGGCGCAGGTGATCCACCACGGGGGAAGCTCAATAAAAAAATGGGGGGTCCTTAACCTTGGCAGGCACTGGAGCCGCAGCAGGAACCTCTATTTTAAAAAACATCACGGCACGGCGGCCCTGGCAGCGCTTTACTTTTTTGATCTTTTAAGAGCGCTCATTTTTTTGACCGTCGGCGCGGCAATAATTACTGCAGCAAAGACCGCTATCGATATCCACTGGGAAGCGGTAAGACCAAGATAATGGTTTGAATAATCCCTGACAAATTCATTAAGGAAACGATAAACACAATAAAGTCCGGCTCCCCATATCAGTACCTGCCCATCGTATTTTTTTCTGTCATATATTGATATCAGGACAAGGAACAGCACAAGACCGGCTAAAGAGGAATACAACTGAGTGGGATGGACAAAGAGCTCCTCACCCGGAAAGCGCACAGCCCAAGGAAGGCTGCATTCAACCCCCGAACAACAGCCCCTCAAAAAGCACCCTATCCTGCCTATGGAATATCCTATGGCGGCCGATAACGAAGCTATGTCAAGACACTTAAGCGCGGAAAGCCGGTGCTTGTTCGCAGAATAAAAAAGCGCTGCTGCGGCAAAGATCAGACCGCCGTAAAACACCATTCCTCCTTCCCAGAAGGCCAGGACCCTCAGAGGGGCGCTCGTAAACTCATCCGGAAATCCGATCACATAAAAAAGCCTTGCTCCGATAATGCTTGCCAGCATCACTTGAACACAGATGTCCAGAACGGTATCAACTGATATGCCTTCTTTTTTGGCGCGCTGCAAGGCTACAAGGATCCCCGCGGCAAATGCAATAGCCACCATAAAACCCCAGGAATACACCATAACCGGGCCAACAGCAAAAAGAACCGGATGCATTACTGACTTACCCGCGCATGTTTTTGCATGCTCTTTCCTATGATATAAGCCGCGACTATCGTGGCCACGCCCAGATTTATACAGACATCCGCAAGATTGAAAACAGGAAAGAACCTGAAATCTATCATGTCAACCACAAATCCCCTGAAGACCCTGTCAATAATATTGCCCGCGCTCCCGGAGAGCACAAGGATAAGTCCAACCCTGTAATAGACCTTTTCCTGAGGAATCCGCCTCATCGCATACAGGAGGAACAGCGCCGCTAAAGCCGCTGCCCCTATCAGCAGAGCATTGCTTCCCTGGAACATCCCGAAAGCAGCTCCCGTATTCCTTACATAGGTGAGATGAAGAATATTTTGCACAAGGGGAAAGCTCTGGCCGGGCTTCATTAGTGCCAGAACAAGGGCTTTTGCGGTCTGATCGGCAAGGATCGCCAGCGCCGCAATAAGATAATACGGCCTCATCATCTATTGACCGCGGCATTGACAAATTCAACCAGCTGAGCTATGTAGGCGCCGAGTATTGGGACCTGAACGAATGATTTTAAAAGGTTTATCAGTATAAAAACCACAAGAGCGAAAACAGCGGTCATTCCCACCGCTGTTCCAAGACCTCTGGCGGTCCCGGCAAGAAAATTCATCCAGAAAAGCTTCCAAGGCCGGTTAAGAAGTTCAACATATCCGGCAAAATTAGCTTTTTCCAACTGTCTTGCCACCCTATCCATAATTTTGTCTTCCATGTTCAGTACCTGTAGTGTTCCGGCTTAAAAGGGCCTTCTACCGGGACCCCTATGTAGTCGGCCTGTTCCTTGGACATCCTGGTCATTTTTACGCCGATCTTTTCCAGATGCAGGCGGGCAACCTCTTCGTCAAGCCTTTTTGGAAGCCTGTAGACCCCGACTTTGTATTTACCCCTGTTCTTCCACAGGTCTATCTGCGCCAGCACCTGGTTGGTGAAAGAGTTGGACATGACAAAGGAAGGATGCCCCGTGGCGCATCCCAGGTTTACCAACCTTCCTTCAGCAAGCAGAAAGAGCTCTTTGCCGTCAGGAAAAATGTATTTGTCCACCTGAGGCTTGATGTTGACCTTCTTGATGCCCTTATATGCTTCCAGTTCTGCCACCTGTATCTCGTGGTCAAAATGCCCGATATTGCAGATGATGGCCTGGTCCTTCATTCTTTTCATGTGCTCTATGGTTATCACATCGCGGTTGCCCGTGGCCGTAACATAGATATCCGCTGTCCCCAGGGTATCTTCCACCGTCGTAACCTCATATCCTTCCATTGCAGCCTGCAGAGCGCAGATAGGATCGATCTCCGTCACTATTACCCTTGCGCCAAGGCCTCGTAGGGACTGGCAGGAGCCCTTACCGACATCCCCGTAGCCGCATATAACAGCCACCTTTCCGGCAAACATCACATCCATAGCCCTCTTTAGGCCGTCTCCGAGAGACTCCCTGCATCCGTATAGATTATCGAATTTCGATTTGGTCACCGAATCGTTGACATTTATTGACGGGACCAGCAGTTCTCCTTTTTCAAGCATCTGATAAAGCCTGTGTACTCCTGTGGTGGTTTCCTCGGATACTCCGACCCATTCTTTTACTGCGCCGGACCATTTACCGGGAGATGAGCTTTGAATGCGTTTCAGCGCTTTTTTCAGCTCTGCCTCATCCTCGCTTGACGATGGCATATCAAGAATGGAGGGGTCTTTTTCTGCGGCATAGCCTTTGTGCATCATAAGGTTGGCATCTCCGCCGTCATCCACTATAAGCTGCGGCCCCTTGCCCCCGGGAAAAGTAAGGGCCTGTTCGGTACACCACCAGAAGTCTTCCAGGGTCTCCCCCTTCCAGGCAAAGACAGGCACGCCGTTCTTTGCTATAACAGCGGCCGCGTGGTCCTGTGTAGAGTAGATGTTACAGCTTGCCCATCTTACATCCGCGCCGAGAGCCGTAAGGGTCTCTATCAGAACGGCTGTCTGGATGGTCATGTGCAGCGAACCCATAATGCGCACGCCCTTGAGCGGTTTTTTGGGCGCGTATTCCTGCCGGATAGACATCAGACCGGGCATTTCGTGCTCTGCTATTTCAACCTCCCGCCTTCCAAAATCCGCCAGGCCAATGTCTTTTATCTTGTAATCCGCCATTTTCCCTCCTCTTATTTTACGGCTTCCTGGCACCTTAAGCAGATGCCGCCTTCTCCTACCCCGTTTACATAGCGCCAGCACCTCTGGCATTTTTTGCTCTGAGTCGGGACCGCAGACACAGAAAAGCTTTCTCCCTCCCGAAGCGATACCGAAGAAACCAGGAATATGTCGGCAAGCTCCATCTCAACTTCTCTCAGCGGCCGCAGGTCTTTTTCCGCTCCGCTTACCATTATATCGCATTGAAGGAACTGGCTGACTTTTTTCTGAGCCCTCAGTTCTTCCACTTCCTTATAAGCCTTTGCACGCACCTCAAGAACCTTTTCCCATCTTTCTTCAAGTGCCGTATCAAGCCAGCCCGGCTCAACCTCCGGAAAGACCTGGTCTGTGCCGTCTTTGCCGCGGGCAAGAAGAAGGTCCTGCGCGGTAAAACCAAGTATCGGGGACATCATGGACACCATGGAATCCAGGATCTTTTCCATAACATACTGACAGGAGATCCTTCTCTTGGAATCCCTGCTGTCGCAATAGAGCCGGTCCTTTACAATGTCAAGATAAAAGGTCGACAGGTCACTGACGCAGTAATCATAGAGAGTATGGTAAACGATGTGGAGCTCAAATTCCTCGTAGGCCTTCTCCACTCTCTTTATGACCTGTGCAAGACGCAACAAAGCGTATCTGTCCAGTTGGGTCAGTTCTACTTTGTCTGATACCGGATGAGGCGGAAGGTTGCTCAAAAGGAACCTGCAGGTGTTCCTTATCTTTTTAAAGCCTTCGTTTATCTGTCTTAGAATGTTCTTTGAAACGGCCATGTCATTGCGGAAATCGGTCGAGGCCACCCACAGGCGCAGAACATCCGCGCCGTACTCATCTACCACTTTTTGGGGGTCGACCACATTGCCCAGAGATTTGCTCATCTTTTTGCCTTTTTCGTCTATCGTAAATCCGTGGGTTAGGACGGATCTAAAGGCGGCTTCCTTAAAACCTGCCACCGAGGTAAGTATCGAGGTCTGGAACCAGCCTCTGTGCTGGTCTGAGCCCTCCAGATACAGGTCAGCAGGCCAGGAAAGCTCTTTTGAACCCTTTAGCACGGAATAATGTGAGGACCCTGATTCCAGCCAAACATCCATAATGTCGGTTTCCTTTGTGAACTCTTGGCCGCCGCATTTTTCGCATTTGGTCCCTTTGGGAAGGATCTCTTCGGGGCTTTTATCGAACCAGGCATCGCTACCCAGCTTCTTCATCAGTTCTGCCGCGGCTTTGTTAAAAGCTCCTTTAAAGTTCGGGGAGCCGCAGCCCTTGCAATAAAAGGCCGGTATCGGAATGCCCCAGGATCTCTGCCTTGAGATACACCAATCCGGGCGGGATTCCACCATTGCCCTTATCCTGTTCTGCCCCCAGCCGGGGATCCAGGTGATCTTTTTTATCTGCTCAAGCACGCGGTCCCTTAAGCGGTCGTGGTCGACAGCGATGAACCACTGTTCGGTGGCGCGGAAGATGACAGGCTTTTTGCATCTCCAGCAGTGCGGATACGGGTGTTTTAGCGTTTCATTCCCAAGCAAAGCGCCTCTTTCACTAAGCAGGTCTATTATCGGCTGGTTTGCTTTCCAAACACTGACCCCGGTAAATTGAGGGACTTCTTCGGTAAAGCGCCCCTTTTCGTCAACCGGCATAATAATAGGAAGTTTGTATTTGAGCCCCACCTTGTAGTCTTCGTCCCCGTGCCCTGGAGCTATATGGACGCAGCCTGTGCCTGTTTCAAGGGTAACGAACTGGTCAAGGACCACTTTTGAATCCCTGTCAATGAACGGATGCCGGCAGACGATCCCTTCCAACTCCGAGCCTTTGTACTTTTTGACAACTTCATAACTGCTCCAACCCATCTTTTTGGCAGCGGACTCAAGCAGCTGCGATGCCACTATAAAATTGCTGCCGCCGGTCCTGATCTCGCTGTATTCGTACTCCGGGTGCACCGCTATGGCCACATTGGACGGAAGCGTCCACGGGGTCGTGGTCCAGATCACGAATTTGTCAAACTTGACAAAGATCGCGTGGGAATCATCCTCCTCATATTCTATTTCGGCTTCTGCCAGAGCAGTCTCGCAATTGGGGCACCAGTGTATAGGTTTAAGCGCTTTGTAGATATAGCCTTTGTCCGCAAGTTTTCCGAATAGTTCCACGACACCGGCTTCATATCCGGGGTTTAGAGTAAGATAAGGGTTGTTCCACTCGGCACGGATCCCCAGCCTTTTGAACTCCTTTTTCTGGAGCTCTACATATTTGAGAGCGTACTGCCTGCACTTCTGGCGGAACTCTATAGTGGACAGGGTCGATCTTCTGACAGAGAGCTCTTTTAAAAGCTGGGTTTCTATCGGAAGCCCGTGGCAGTCCCAGCCGGGAACAAAAGGCGAATCAAATCCGCGCATCGTCTTGTATTTGACAACAATGTCCTTGAGTATCTTGTTGAGAGCATGGCCCAGGTGAATATCGCCGTTGGGGTACGGAGGTCCGTCATGAAGAATGAACTTCTTCCTTGCTTCTTGACCCTTACCCTGAGCGAGCGGCTTGTGCCGAGCGGAATCGAGGCAAGCGAGTCGAAGGGCTTCCCATAAGGCAAGTATCTCCGGCTCCCTGGTCTTATGGTCATACTTGATGGGGAAATCCGTCTGGGGAAGGTTCAAAGTATCTTTATAAGCCATGCAAAAATTATAACATAGATATATATACTACATCTTCTTCATGAACCGCTACCCTCCCGGGCATTATTCACCGCAAAAATGGTATTTAGCGTCAAATTTAACGATAATTATTTGTAGGGGGGTCTGGACTAAAAATATACTTGGAGAAGGATAATACGATGAGATTAGAGCAAGGTCTGCAGATCGGCGGACAGTCAAAAGCAGGATCAGCAAGGCTCAAAGTTGTGGAGCGCGATCCCAGGACTGTTCAGGGTTCAGAAAGACCTTTGGAAAGCGGGCCGTCTGCGGTTGAGCGTTTAGAACAAAGGCCCAAAGTGACGGATTTTTCTCAGGATGATATCGACAGGACCGCATATTTTGAGGGATTCCCTCCTGAAGATTACCGTATTATAGCCAGAATTACCCGGGATATTCTAAGGGAATCCGATCTCAGCCGCTTCAAGACTTCTAAAGAACTGTCTGCATTTATGAAAGAAGAGCTGCTTAAAAGACTTGAGGGCTATCCACAAGTAAAAGACATATTCCAGAGGCATCTTGCCCGTCCCGAAATGGCTGGGCTGGTTGCGGAAAAGAGAACACAGCTTCTTGATTATACGTTTTCAGGTATGAGCAGGGAAGACCGCGCAGCATTGATGAAGCCGATAGAGGACGCGATCAATAAGGCCGTGGGGGCAGGCACGCCTTTAGAAAAAGCGTTGGTTTCCTATGATGTGCAAAAGGCCTATTTTGACATGGAAAAGATCTTACAAAACATCCCCCTATATAAAGACGCTCTGGCCGAATTGCTTTCAAAGGATAAACTGTTTGAAGAGATATTCGCCTTCCAGGAGGGTTTCAGGGCGCGGGAAATGGCACAGGGTCCTGTGGGCAGACCCATTATCTCCGCCTTAGTATATTCATATACGGATGACAAAGATAGCAAGGAAGCTCTTGGCAAACTGGGGATCGACACAAAACGTCTTGGCAGAGAACAAGCTAGAAGACTGGCAGTTTTAGGAGGTTTGGAACAGGATGAAGCGTCCGCCATGTTAAACGGCCTTAAGGACATTAGATCCAGCAAAGCGTATGTGGTCAGCCTGGATGTTAAAAGCGGCATAGAGGCTCACCTTGCTGAAAAGCCGTTAGCTTTGGCCGCCTATAAAAAAATGCTGGAGAATACCAGGCCGATCCCGGAGCTTGGCAGGATAACCTATAAGAGGATGCTGGACACCCAGATAGAGATGCTTCACGCTCTGCCGGACGGAGAAGAAAAACAGGCCGCCATCAGGCACTGTGAAGAAAGCCTGGAGGCTTTGAAAGCGGTGCCGGACAAAGAAGTGGGTATGTCTCTGGTGCAAGCCGCATATATAGAACTTAAGGAGCTTGAGGAAGGGGCCCGCAGGGTACTGTCAAGTACTGACAACAAATATAGAGAAATGGTCGCGACTTATGAGGATGTAAAGTCCCTTTATGCCCAGAAGCTTTTCTGCGACTGTATAAGAGACCCTCAGACTAAAGAGGCCATAGGCGCAATGGAATGGGATGCCGATAAGATGAGCTTTCTTTCTCCAGAGGATTTGATGTCCGCTATTTCCGCAAAACTTGGTTCTGCAGAACTGTCAAGGGACCAGAAACAGCGGCTTAATTACCTTTTGGCTTTATGTTTCGAAGAAGCGGGCAAAGTCCAGGAGGTCGGAGCTTTTCAAAGTAAAATAGGCATGTATGAAATTGGATTCAGGAACGAATTGTATAGAAGTATGAGGGCAGAGATCGCAAAAAGGCCGTATGGTGCAAGCCTTGTCGCCATCTGCGACTCGCTGATTGATGTTGAACTCAAAGAACTAAATGAATTGTTCCAGCCCCCTAAAACAAACGAACAGATCCTGTCGGTTTAACAGCCTTTCAGGCCAGCATCTGCCCGTGGACCGAAGGGGGGTCGATTTCGTGCCTTCTTGCCTTTGACGGCCTTTCTTCTTCTTTTTCGCTTTCAAAGGAGATGTTAAGCTCGCTCCTTACCTGGTCCTCCTTGTGTTCCAGTATCCCTTTTGGCACCTTGGTCAAAGCGGTTTTGAGAACATCGTCCATGTGCTTTGCCGGTACAAAGTCCATCTTAAGGTCGCCTTTGAACTGCTTTTTTATCTCTTCAAGGTCTTTGGTGTTCTCGCAAGGAAAAACCACCGTTTTTATCCCGGCTCTTTTTGCCGCCAGGAGTTTTTCTTTTAACCCTCCTATCGGAAGGACCCTTCCGCGCAGAGTTATCTCCCCGGTCATGGCCACCTCTCTTTTGACGGGGATCCCGGTAAGAGCCGAAGTAAGCGCGGTTGCCATGGTGATGCCGGCGGACGGACCGTCTTTGGGGACCGCGCCTTCCGGCACATGCACATGTATGTCAACTTTTCTGTAAAAATTCTCTTCAAGCCCGAGAGCGCTGGCCCTGGACCGCACAAAGCTCATCGCGGCCTTTGCGCTCTCCTGCATCACATCGCCCAGCATTCCCGTAAGTGTCAGGCTGCCCTTGCCGTTCATAACGGTGACCTCTATCGGTATCGTGTCCCCTCCCACTTCGGTCCACACCAGCCCGGTAACCGCACCCACCTGGTCCTTTTCTTCGGCAATGCCGAAGGAATGCCTGGAGGGCCCCAGATATTCTTTTAGGTCCTCCGGCTTGATGTGTTTTGCTTCGTCCTTTTTTCTCTTTACCATTGCGGTGGCTGCCTTGCGCAGGACCGTATCGATCGTCCTTTCCAGATTCCTGACACCGGCCTCCCTTGTATACTCGCGTATTATCTTGAGAAGGGTCTTGTCCTCAAAACTGATGAGGTCTTTAGAAAGACCGTGCTTCCCCAGGGCTTTGGGCAGCAAGTGGTCCTTGGCTATGCCGAGTTTTTCCTCTTCTGTATAGCCGCTCATCTCTATTATCTCCATCCTGTCGCGCAGCGGCCTGGGGATGGGCTCTATCGTGTTGGCCGTGGTAATAAAGAACACATCCGACAGGTCAAAGGCCACTTCAAGATAGTGGTCAGAAAACTCTTTGTTCTGCTCGGGATCAAGCACTTCCAGTAGCGCTGCGGCAGGGTCTCCCCTGAAATCATTGCCCAGTTTGTCAATTTCGTCCAGAAGAAAAACAGGGTTATTTACCTTTACCTTTGCAACGGACTGGATTATCCTTCCCGGCATGGAACCCACATAGGTCCTGCGGTGGCCCCTTATCTCGGCCTCGTCCCTGACACCGCCCAAAGAAATGCGGGCGAACTTTCTCCCTATGGCCCTTGCTATCGATTTTCCCACTGATGTCTTGCCGACCCCCGGAGGCCCCGCCAGACAAAGAATGGTGCCGGCCATCTTTCCCGTACGCTCCAACACGGCAAAATATTCAAGGATCCTCTCTTTTACCTTGTCCAGGCCAAAATGATCTTCGTTAAGTATCTTTTCAACTTCAGCGATATCGATCCTGCTTTTTGTCTTCTTCTTCCACGGCAGGTCTATTATCCAGTCAAGGTATGTGCGGATGACGGTTGCCTCGGCCACCATTGAGGGCATCTTGGAAAGCCTCTCGAGTTCTTTTTTTGCCTTTTCTTTTACCTCATCCGGCAGTTTTGCGGCCTCCAGCTTTTTCCTGTACTCCCCTATCTCGGGCGAGGCGTCCTCGTCCTCAACCCCCAGTTCGTCCTGGATCGCCTTGAGTTTTTCTTTAAGATAATATTCTTTCTGGACCCTGTCTATCTGCTTCTTCACCTTGCCCTGAAGTTTTTTTTCTACCTCAAGCACCTCTATCTCTTTTGCGAGCATTTCGGAAAGCTTTTTCAACCTCTTGATCACAGGCACCGCTTCAAGGATCTGCTGCTTTTCTTCCACCTTTAAGGTCAGATACGATGCCACCAGGTCAGCCAGACGGCCGGGGTTTTCCACATTGATTATGGACATCAGGGTTTCAGAAGGTATACGCTTGTTCAATTTTACATAGTTCTCAAAATTCTTTATCACCACCCGGACCAGCGCTTCTATTTCGACAGAAACATCCGTTTCTTCGGGCAGGCGCGATATCTTGACCTTGTAGTACGGGTCGTCCTGCGTAAAATCCTCTATCTTTACTCTTGCGACCCCCTCAACAAGCACTTTTGTGGTGCCATCGGGAAGTGCCACCATCTGGACCACCTCAGCCAGGGTACCTATAGAGCAGATATCCTTCGGGGATGGTTCTTCTATATCTTCGGACCTCTGCGATGCGAACACAATAAGGCGTTCCTTTTCTATCGTGTCCTCGAGCGCCTTTACGGATTTGCTGCGGCCTATAAAGAGAGGGACTATCATCTGGGGAAAGACCACCATGTTCCGGAGCGGGATGAGAGGAAGTTCGTCCTTCCACTCTACCGGGGGCTTGGCTGGAGGGGTTTTTTCGGCCTTTTCCATTATTTTTTGCCTTTTACGGTATCCGCAGTTCTTTTAATTTTGCCCGCTTCAAGGACTTCGTCTATCAGGCCGTACTTGACCGCTTCTGCCGGGGACATGTAGAAGTCCCTGTCTGTATCTTTTGCTATCTTTTCTATGCTCTGGCCTGTATGTTTGGCAAGGATAGCATTGAGAAGGCCTTTTATCTTGATTATTTCCTGCGCCTGTATCTCGATGTCGGTTGCCTGCCCCTGGGCGCCTCCAAGCGGCTGATGGATCAGGACCCTTGAATTGGGAAGGGCAAACCTTTTGCCTTTGTTGCCCGCCGCAAGAAGCAGAGCACCCATGCTGGCCGCCTGCCCCACACAGATGGTAGAAATCGGCATCTGCACATACTGCATGGTGTCATAGATCGCCAGCCCTGCCGTCACGACCCCTCCGGGAGAGTTTATGTAAATGTAAGCCTCTTTGTCCCTGTCCTCTGCCTGAAGGAACAGTATCTGGGCGATTATCAGGTTGGCAATGTCATCGTCTATGGCGCCCCCGATAAAGATTATCCTTTCCTTTAGAAGCCTGGAATAGATGTCGTAGGCTCGCTCTCCTTTTGAGGTCTGTTCTATGACCATTGGAAGGACCGTCATGACTTGCTCCTTTCGAGGCTATTTTATCTTAGCATCCCTGACTATAATGTCCATAGCTTTTCTTCTAAGCAAATGGTCTTTGATATAGTCCCTTACAGCGGGGTTGGAACTGTAGTCCTGCAATTGGGCTCCGGATTCCAGAGCCGCGGCTTCTATCTCTTTCTGGAGCTCTTCTTCGCTCACTTCTACGCTTTCGGCCCCGGCTATTGCGCGAAGCACCAATTTGGCTTTGGCCCTTGAGGAAGCCCCCTGAAAAAGCTGGGACCTGAAAGCTGTCATGTCGATCTTTCTGCTGGCAAGATAGCCCTCCAGCGTCAGACCTGACCTTTCCAGATTGGCTCTGGTCTCATCCGCCATAGAATCGATCTCCCTCTCCACGATGGAGCGCGGGATATCGACTTTGCTTTCCGAGGAAACAGCCTCGAGCAGAGCGTCTTTAAGCCTTGCGTCCTCTTCCAGTCTTGCGGACTCTTCAAATCTCCTGCGCAGATCGCCCCGGTACTCTTCCACGGTCTTAAAAGAACTTATCTTGGAAACATATTCATCATTAAAGTCCGGCAAATTCCTTTCGATGAGTTTATTCAGCGACACTTTAAAATCCGCCCTCTTGCCGGCGAACCTGGGAATAAAATAGTCCTGCGGCAGGTCAACGGAGAACTCTTTGGAAGAACCTATTTCCATTCCGTAAATGTTCTTGTCAAAATCCGGTGCTATCCGGTTGTCGCCCAAAAGTACGGGCAGGGACCTCTGGCTTAGGTCTTCCTCCTGCTTTCCCTCACAGGAGCCTTCTATGTCGAGTTCGGCTATGTCGCCTTCACGGGCTGCCCTGTCCCCGACTTCTTTAAGCTGGGCGCTTTGCTCAAGAATGGACTTGATATACGCATCAAGGTCTTTTTCCTCGATA
The DNA window shown above is from Candidatus Margulisiibacteriota bacterium and carries:
- the tig gene encoding trigger factor → MKIVKQEKNGSRVSLEFEVDYKEYLQAVDKVYKEAARSVKIPGFRPGKAPKSMLEKQFDKSAINDRAADFIMQEAYPAILKETGLRPVDYPSYKVVSVKDEESCLLGVEVDVEPEVTLGKYKGLKAEKKERTIEEKDLDAYIKSILEQSAQLKEVGDRAAREGDIAELDIEGSCEGKQEEDLSQRSLPVLLGDNRIAPDFDKNIYGMEIGSSKEFSVDLPQDYFIPRFAGKRADFKVSLNKLIERNLPDFNDEYVSKISSFKTVEEYRGDLRRRFEESARLEEDARLKDALLEAVSSESKVDIPRSIVEREIDSMADETRANLERSGLTLEGYLASRKIDMTAFRSQLFQGASSRAKAKLVLRAIAGAESVEVSEEELQKEIEAAALESGAQLQDYSSNPAVRDYIKDHLLRRKAMDIIVRDAKIK
- the clpP gene encoding ATP-dependent Clp endopeptidase proteolytic subunit ClpP — protein: MTVLPMVIEQTSKGERAYDIYSRLLKERIIFIGGAIDDDIANLIIAQILFLQAEDRDKEAYIYINSPGGVVTAGLAIYDTMQYVQMPISTICVGQAASMGALLLAAGNKGKRFALPNSRVLIHQPLGGAQGQATDIEIQAQEIIKIKGLLNAILAKHTGQSIEKIAKDTDRDFYMSPAEAVKYGLIDEVLEAGKIKRTADTVKGKK
- the lon gene encoding endopeptidase La, whose product is MEKAEKTPPAKPPVEWKDELPLIPLRNMVVFPQMIVPLFIGRSKSVKALEDTIEKERLIVFASQRSEDIEEPSPKDICSIGTLAEVVQMVALPDGTTKVLVEGVARVKIEDFTQDDPYYKVKISRLPEETDVSVEIEALVRVVIKNFENYVKLNKRIPSETLMSIINVENPGRLADLVASYLTLKVEEKQQILEAVPVIKRLKKLSEMLAKEIEVLEVEKKLQGKVKKQIDRVQKEYYLKEKLKAIQDELGVEDEDASPEIGEYRKKLEAAKLPDEVKEKAKKELERLSKMPSMVAEATVIRTYLDWIIDLPWKKKTKSRIDIAEVEKILNEDHFGLDKVKERILEYFAVLERTGKMAGTILCLAGPPGVGKTSVGKSIARAIGRKFARISLGGVRDEAEIRGHRRTYVGSMPGRIIQSVAKVKVNNPVFLLDEIDKLGNDFRGDPAAALLEVLDPEQNKEFSDHYLEVAFDLSDVFFITTANTIEPIPRPLRDRMEIIEMSGYTEEEKLGIAKDHLLPKALGKHGLSKDLISFEDKTLLKIIREYTREAGVRNLERTIDTVLRKAATAMVKRKKDEAKHIKPEDLKEYLGPSRHSFGIAEEKDQVGAVTGLVWTEVGGDTIPIEVTVMNGKGSLTLTGMLGDVMQESAKAAMSFVRSRASALGLEENFYRKVDIHVHVPEGAVPKDGPSAGITMATALTSALTGIPVKREVAMTGEITLRGRVLPIGGLKEKLLAAKRAGIKTVVFPCENTKDLEEIKKQFKGDLKMDFVPAKHMDDVLKTALTKVPKGILEHKEDQVRSELNISFESEKEEERPSKARRHEIDPPSVHGQMLA